In the genome of Paenibacillus pabuli, one region contains:
- a CDS encoding exonuclease domain-containing protein, which yields MREPARGNTGFWNSLRQGGVPSAIASIMGAPTAQHMAFIRSMMREQRRPEVLHTPLNELNAVVFDLETTGFSPQHGDEILSFGAVRIHGGVMLEHEQFYTLVQSKVSVPEHITELTGITQEMTMDAPSLLKGLHDFMSFVGGSVLVAHASAHDRAFLNAALWRTSKVRLTHRLIDTMMLARWLEPSRPGYGLDELLESKGIPIYGRHHALEDAKMTAQLWSCYLKEMSSKNVKTLGDLYTQLSHA from the coding sequence ATGAGAGAGCCGGCAAGGGGCAATACTGGATTCTGGAATTCGCTGCGCCAGGGAGGGGTTCCTTCCGCCATCGCTTCCATAATGGGGGCCCCTACGGCGCAGCATATGGCGTTCATCCGTTCAATGATGAGAGAACAGCGAAGACCCGAGGTGCTGCACACGCCCTTGAATGAATTGAATGCAGTTGTATTTGATTTGGAAACGACGGGGTTCTCCCCCCAGCATGGGGATGAGATTCTTTCCTTTGGAGCGGTGCGTATTCATGGTGGTGTGATGCTGGAGCATGAGCAGTTCTATACGTTGGTTCAGTCTAAAGTCTCCGTTCCGGAACACATTACGGAACTGACAGGAATTACACAGGAAATGACGATGGATGCTCCATCGCTTCTGAAAGGCTTGCATGACTTCATGTCTTTTGTTGGCGGGAGTGTACTGGTTGCCCATGCAAGCGCGCATGATCGTGCTTTTCTGAATGCGGCCTTGTGGCGCACATCCAAAGTAAGGCTAACGCACCGGCTCATTGATACAATGATGCTGGCACGTTGGCTTGAACCGAGCAGACCGGGTTATGGTCTGGATGAATTGCTGGAATCCAAAGGCATTCCGATCTATGGACGACATCACGCCTTGGAAGATGCCAAAATGACTGCACAGTTATGGTCCTGTTATCTGAAGGAAATGTCTAGCAAAAATGTAAAAACATTAGGCGATCTGTACACTCAGTTAAGTCACGCATAA
- a CDS encoding Mov34/MPN/PAD-1 family protein encodes MAALHGQQNTFYIPSSVEQEMSKYMFASLPQEACGVVLGEAAAGGIRISRFQPIRNVAPDPLHHFALEDAEWIRCVFNEPQLIGLFHSHPRTTPVPSNEDLHNLPIFAGLLQVYFIGSPDLTADSQPKMLLNGYQIHSSHDSFTGMDHVQPYNLQRAQLCVT; translated from the coding sequence TTGGCAGCACTTCACGGGCAGCAAAACACCTTCTACATCCCTTCCTCCGTAGAACAGGAGATGTCTAAGTACATGTTCGCTTCACTGCCGCAGGAAGCCTGCGGGGTTGTGCTGGGTGAAGCCGCAGCGGGCGGCATACGAATCAGTCGGTTTCAGCCCATTCGTAACGTAGCGCCTGACCCGCTGCACCATTTCGCATTGGAAGATGCAGAATGGATCCGGTGTGTGTTTAATGAGCCACAGCTTATCGGACTCTTTCACTCCCACCCTCGAACCACTCCCGTTCCTTCCAATGAGGACCTGCATAATCTTCCGATATTCGCCGGATTACTTCAGGTATATTTTATAGGCTCGCCTGATCTTACAGCTGATTCACAACCAAAGATGCTTCTAAACGGTTATCAGATCCATTCAAGTCATGATTCATTCACTGGAATGGACCATGTCCAACCATACAACTTACAACGAGCCCAGTTATGCGTGACTTAA
- a CDS encoding TlpA family protein disulfide reductase, translating into MKRNIYILLGVVLLVGIALAQNADSGIAAVFKQEEPMPTETGPKAGLLAPAFSLKAMDGKTYSVGGAKQKAIFVSFWASWCEPCKQEAPALNTLAAKYKDKLDLYGVNVTTYDKIRDAKAFVDEYKLTFPILLDEDGTAYAKYNGLAFPTNVLIDSRGVVQEIILGILPEKELERKIKGLIAD; encoded by the coding sequence ATGAAACGAAATATATACATATTGCTAGGTGTTGTTTTGCTTGTAGGCATTGCTTTGGCTCAAAATGCAGACAGCGGCATCGCAGCCGTGTTTAAGCAAGAGGAGCCGATGCCCACGGAGACGGGACCGAAAGCGGGTTTACTGGCACCAGCGTTCTCTTTGAAAGCCATGGATGGGAAAACCTACTCTGTGGGAGGAGCCAAGCAAAAGGCTATCTTTGTCAGCTTCTGGGCATCCTGGTGTGAACCGTGCAAGCAGGAAGCTCCTGCGCTCAATACGTTGGCAGCAAAATACAAGGATAAACTCGATCTCTACGGTGTGAATGTAACCACGTACGATAAAATCAGGGATGCCAAAGCTTTTGTGGATGAATACAAACTGACGTTCCCCATTCTGCTTGATGAAGACGGAACAGCATATGCCAAATATAACGGTTTAGCTTTTCCGACGAATGTACTGATTGATTCCCGAGGTGTCGTTCAGGAGATTATTTTAGGGATTTTACCTGAGAAAGAGCTGGAGCGCAAAATTAAGGGTTTAATTGCAGATTAG
- the cimA gene encoding citramalate synthase: MSKAISIFDTTLRDGTQGEGVSLSADDKLKIAKKLDDLGAHYIEGGIPGSNTKDIEFFKRVKELNLNAKIVAFGSTRRKGSIASEDANLKRMIESGAQAATLVGKSWDFHVHTALQTTLEENLSMIYDSIAYLKQNGMEVIFDAEHFFDGFKHNPEYAEAVMTKAHEAGADWLVMCDTNGGTMPHEVYEIVSALAERLPQAHLGIHTHNDCELAVANTLSAVQAGARQVQGTMNGYGERCGNANLASIIPNLQLKLGYECVSEDSMKQLTNVARYVSEIANVNMPINQPYVGNAAFAHKGGIHVSAILRDSRTYEHIVPELVGNKQRVLVSELAGQSNIVSKAQELGLEFDPSSANSRQIIEKIKDLEHQGYQFEGADASLELLIREANGGMKELFTFESFKMLVEKVAGKSVVSEAFVKLNVGGTSAYTAAEGNGPVNALDNALRKALVQYFPSLANMHLSDYKVRVLDEKDATAAKVRVLIESKNTENTWNTVGVSENVIEASWEALVHSFRYALLQEKLQDEPGAVNIPAHGLSNH; encoded by the coding sequence ATGTCAAAGGCCATTTCCATCTTCGATACGACTTTACGTGACGGCACACAAGGGGAGGGAGTCAGCTTATCGGCAGATGACAAGCTCAAAATTGCCAAAAAGCTCGATGACCTGGGTGCTCATTATATTGAAGGCGGAATTCCAGGCAGCAACACCAAGGACATTGAGTTTTTCAAAAGAGTCAAGGAACTGAACCTGAACGCGAAGATTGTCGCTTTTGGCAGTACGCGTCGCAAAGGCAGCATCGCCAGTGAAGACGCCAACTTGAAGCGCATGATCGAATCCGGTGCTCAGGCAGCGACTCTAGTTGGAAAATCATGGGATTTCCACGTGCACACTGCTTTGCAAACCACTTTGGAAGAAAACCTGTCCATGATCTACGACTCCATCGCCTATCTGAAACAAAACGGTATGGAAGTCATTTTTGATGCAGAGCATTTCTTCGACGGATTCAAGCACAACCCTGAATATGCAGAGGCCGTAATGACCAAAGCCCATGAAGCTGGAGCGGACTGGCTAGTGATGTGTGACACCAACGGCGGAACGATGCCGCATGAGGTGTACGAGATCGTATCTGCACTCGCTGAACGCCTTCCCCAAGCTCATCTGGGCATTCATACCCATAATGACTGTGAACTTGCTGTCGCCAATACTTTAAGTGCAGTACAAGCTGGTGCCAGACAGGTTCAAGGTACAATGAATGGGTATGGAGAGAGATGCGGCAACGCCAATCTGGCTTCCATCATCCCTAATCTGCAGCTGAAGCTTGGATATGAGTGCGTTTCAGAGGATTCAATGAAACAGCTTACGAATGTTGCCCGTTATGTCAGTGAGATTGCCAACGTAAATATGCCAATCAACCAGCCTTATGTCGGAAATGCTGCTTTCGCTCACAAAGGCGGTATTCACGTCTCTGCCATATTGCGTGATTCCCGGACCTACGAACACATCGTGCCTGAGTTGGTTGGTAACAAACAGCGTGTGCTCGTCTCCGAACTGGCAGGACAAAGCAACATCGTATCCAAAGCACAGGAACTGGGTCTTGAATTTGATCCAAGCAGTGCCAACTCACGTCAGATCATTGAGAAAATCAAAGATCTGGAACATCAGGGCTATCAGTTCGAAGGTGCCGATGCTTCTCTTGAATTGTTAATCCGTGAAGCCAACGGTGGCATGAAAGAATTGTTTACCTTTGAATCGTTCAAGATGCTTGTTGAAAAAGTGGCTGGCAAGTCAGTTGTATCGGAAGCCTTTGTTAAACTTAATGTAGGCGGAACAAGTGCGTATACCGCAGCCGAAGGCAACGGTCCGGTCAACGCACTGGATAATGCGCTTCGGAAAGCACTTGTGCAGTACTTCCCTTCCCTTGCCAACATGCATCTGTCCGACTATAAAGTACGTGTTCTGGATGAGAAAGATGCTACTGCCGCGAAAGTCCGTGTATTAATTGAATCCAAAAACACGGAAAACACGTGGAATACGGTCGGTGTATCCGAGAACGTCATTGAAGCGAGTTGGGAAGCCCTCGTACACAGTTTCCGTTATGCCCTTCTTCAGGAAAAATTGCAGGACGAGCCTGGTGCAGTCAACATTCCTGCTCACGGACTAAGCAACCATTAA
- the tnpA gene encoding IS200/IS605 family transposase gives MNEYRRTNTTVSLLNYHFVFCPRYRRKIFLKLEVEQRFKELVHEVCAELNIVIVAMECDKDHTHMFLNALPTLSPAEIMAKIKGVTSKKLREEFPHLLHLPSLWTRSYFVSTAGHVSSETIKRYVEQQKTRG, from the coding sequence ATGAATGAATATAGAAGAACAAACACAACCGTATCTTTGTTGAACTATCATTTTGTGTTCTGCCCACGATACAGGAGAAAGATATTTCTCAAATTAGAGGTAGAACAGCGCTTCAAGGAATTGGTGCATGAGGTATGTGCAGAGCTTAACATTGTGATTGTTGCCATGGAGTGCGACAAAGACCATACACATATGTTTCTCAATGCACTTCCAACCTTAAGCCCTGCTGAGATCATGGCAAAAATAAAAGGAGTCACATCCAAAAAACTACGAGAAGAGTTTCCACACCTTCTGCATTTGCCCAGTTTGTGGACACGTTCCTATTTTGTTTCTACCGCTGGACATGTATCCAGTGAGACCATCAAGCGTTATGTTGAACAACAAAAGACAAGGGGGTGA
- a CDS encoding RNA-guided endonuclease InsQ/TnpB family protein yields MSQTITVKVKLLPTQEQIQLLQQSSHEYIRVVNTLVAEMVEEKRRLKKTTKDIPTNLPSAVKNQAIKDANSVFSTKVKKSKYAIIPILKKPICVWNNQNYSLDFTHISIPFMVEGKSKRLKIRALFIDKDHRNVDLLKHKLGTLRVTKSSGKWVAQIAVTMPTTEKTGMRILGVDLGLKVPAVAITDNDHARFFGNGRENKYKKRKFRSVRQKLGKQKKVNAIRKLDDKEQRWMKDKDHKVSREIVHFAVENKTSVIRLEQLTNIRQTTRTSRKNEKNLHTWSFYRLAHFIEYKANMAGIKVEYVNPAYSSQTCPECSKKNKAQDRRYKCPCGFKKHRDIVGAMNIRYATVIGGNSQSA; encoded by the coding sequence ATGTCTCAGACCATAACGGTTAAGGTAAAGCTGCTGCCGACTCAAGAGCAGATCCAACTATTGCAGCAAAGCAGTCATGAATATATCCGAGTTGTTAATACACTCGTGGCCGAGATGGTAGAAGAAAAGAGAAGGTTGAAGAAGACAACAAAAGACATTCCTACTAATCTACCAAGTGCAGTAAAAAATCAAGCGATTAAAGATGCGAATAGTGTATTCTCTACCAAAGTTAAGAAAAGTAAATACGCAATCATACCGATCCTAAAGAAACCGATTTGCGTATGGAATAACCAAAACTATTCTCTTGACTTCACGCACATTTCCATTCCATTCATGGTAGAGGGAAAATCTAAGCGTTTAAAAATTCGTGCATTGTTCATCGACAAAGACCATCGAAACGTTGACCTTTTGAAGCATAAACTGGGTACGCTCCGTGTCACGAAAAGCTCAGGGAAATGGGTAGCCCAAATTGCTGTCACCATGCCGACAACTGAAAAAACGGGTATGCGGATTTTGGGCGTTGATTTAGGGCTGAAAGTCCCTGCCGTAGCCATCACAGATAATGATCACGCTCGCTTCTTTGGGAATGGGCGAGAAAACAAATACAAGAAACGGAAGTTTCGTAGTGTTCGTCAAAAGCTAGGAAAACAAAAGAAAGTGAACGCTATTCGCAAGTTAGATGATAAAGAACAACGATGGATGAAAGACAAAGACCACAAAGTCAGTCGTGAAATCGTTCATTTCGCAGTCGAAAATAAGACTTCTGTCATTCGCTTAGAGCAACTAACGAATATTAGGCAGACGACAAGAACAAGTCGTAAAAACGAAAAGAATCTACACACATGGTCATTCTACCGTTTGGCACACTTCATTGAATACAAAGCAAATATGGCAGGGATCAAAGTGGAATATGTGAACCCTGCATATTCAAGTCAAACCTGTCCAGAATGTTCAAAAAAGAACAAGGCGCAAGATAGAAGATATAAGTGCCCATGTGGATTCAAGAAACATCGTGATATCGTTGGGGCGATGAATATTCGCTACGCAACTGTGATTGGCGGTAACAGTCAATCAGCCTAA
- a CDS encoding DNA polymerase IV translates to MSSDQTHNNLNVDRYYPTAGRVILHVDMNAFYCSVHEAEEPELYKGKATAVAGSSEVRKGVIVTCSYTARRRGISTGMVVHQALKKCPDLIVIRPDFHLYRRYSKEFMKIAYSYTPLLEATSIDECYLDITGSRQFGTPLEIAESIQTRIRDELGMPCSIGIAPNKLLAKMASDLKKPNGISILRMRDVPQILWHRPCNEMFGIGKKTAEKLKKLGIETIGQLAKSDERMLTDVFGINGSWLKNSANGINHSPVQAEREANKSIGHTTTLPADISEMDDVHRVLLNISDQVARRLRKHEMLSQGIQITIRTPDMKTITRSRMMEVPTEDASIIYREACALFAKHWGGGKPVRMLGVTLQTLIPREESAIQLDLFEYEQKPKKENLIRIMDQLRDKFGENAVVTAGMLGDDPSVLLRNHKVRGTSLQKDNLQSLD, encoded by the coding sequence ATGTCTTCAGACCAAACGCATAACAACCTAAATGTAGATCGATATTATCCTACCGCCGGACGAGTGATTTTGCATGTCGATATGAATGCTTTTTATTGCTCTGTACATGAAGCCGAGGAACCGGAATTATATAAGGGGAAAGCGACGGCCGTTGCTGGTAGCAGTGAAGTGCGCAAAGGTGTCATTGTAACTTGTTCGTACACGGCTCGACGGAGGGGCATTTCTACAGGCATGGTTGTACATCAAGCATTGAAAAAGTGTCCTGACTTAATTGTGATTCGTCCGGATTTTCATTTATATCGTAGGTATTCGAAAGAATTCATGAAAATAGCTTACAGTTATACTCCGCTGCTTGAAGCGACCTCAATCGACGAGTGTTATCTTGATATTACGGGGTCCAGGCAGTTCGGTACACCGCTGGAAATTGCGGAAAGTATTCAGACCAGAATCCGGGATGAGCTGGGAATGCCCTGTTCGATCGGAATTGCACCCAACAAGCTGCTTGCCAAGATGGCCTCTGATTTGAAAAAGCCTAATGGCATTTCGATTTTACGGATGAGGGATGTACCTCAGATTTTATGGCATAGACCTTGTAACGAGATGTTTGGGATCGGCAAAAAGACAGCGGAGAAGCTGAAGAAACTGGGCATTGAAACCATAGGACAGCTGGCCAAATCAGACGAGCGGATGTTAACCGATGTGTTTGGAATTAATGGCTCCTGGTTAAAAAATTCAGCAAACGGCATTAATCATTCGCCAGTTCAGGCTGAACGTGAAGCGAACAAATCGATTGGACACACAACAACGTTACCCGCAGATATATCTGAAATGGATGATGTACATCGGGTGTTACTGAATATAAGTGACCAGGTTGCCAGGCGGCTGCGCAAGCACGAAATGCTCAGTCAGGGTATCCAGATTACGATTCGTACACCGGATATGAAGACGATTACGAGATCACGTATGATGGAAGTGCCTACTGAAGATGCATCAATCATATACCGGGAGGCCTGTGCTTTATTTGCAAAACATTGGGGCGGCGGGAAGCCTGTTCGGATGTTGGGTGTGACCCTTCAAACGCTGATTCCACGTGAGGAATCAGCAATACAGCTTGACCTCTTTGAATATGAACAGAAGCCGAAGAAGGAAAACCTGATTCGCATCATGGATCAGTTACGTGACAAATTTGGCGAAAATGCTGTCGTTACGGCTGGTATGCTTGGGGATGATCCTTCCGTATTACTGCGCAATCATAAAGTGCGGGGAACATCGCTGCAAAAAGATAATTTGCAAAGTCTCGATTAA
- a CDS encoding ferredoxin: MSKYTWVEKDTCIACGACGATAPDIYDYDDEGLAEVIFDGDANQGIKAIPDDLFDDMQDACDGCPTDSIKVADEPFNKEG, encoded by the coding sequence ATGAGTAAATATACTTGGGTAGAAAAAGATACATGTATTGCGTGCGGAGCATGCGGAGCAACGGCGCCAGACATTTATGATTATGATGATGAAGGCTTGGCAGAAGTAATTTTCGATGGAGATGCCAACCAAGGGATCAAAGCAATTCCGGATGACTTGTTCGACGACATGCAGGACGCTTGCGACGGCTGCCCTACGGACTCCATTAAAGTTGCGGATGAACCTTTCAACAAAGAAGGTTAA
- a CDS encoding L,D-transpeptidase family protein gives MQNTHLRTYVKKHPDNKMAWYLLGKEYLGEGQEAKANYCFQQAGEVYEAFERSKAPADIWVDYQEKLVEMAEQKEKKHRVRKMWLTLLMLLVLAGLPPADAPGFNRDAADALASALDSTDDTTERGSRENGRDSSAVTHSNVFTAGTFGGGNQGEVALAAAWSGSGPKVETSAVLGMQASGNWSLWKRNMPVKYIVQTNGSGKLVAQSYDAKQCNCEPPEVSEEIKKLAQAWIVKQESAAALSSAMITYKKQNGSWPKSVAQLARPFPNNILGETAPGMTQMFPALLSLHQKGQMEQGKNTAEGTGENLDYPQGKNAAFVDTLGGKPFLLDRLEIIVDKKQHRLALISGNTIIRNYEVGLGGDRTPEGSFVISDKVVNPNGRSNGEFGSRGMQLSDTNYAIHGTNEPNSIGLDESLGCVRMSTEDVEELFALAPQGTSVRIGKDLLPETAVVPETKDRYRYTLVPKQNNPNKTYHWLN, from the coding sequence ATGCAGAATACTCATCTAAGAACATATGTTAAGAAACATCCCGATAATAAAATGGCCTGGTATTTACTCGGTAAGGAATATTTGGGTGAAGGGCAGGAGGCCAAGGCAAACTATTGTTTTCAGCAGGCGGGTGAAGTCTACGAGGCTTTTGAGCGAAGCAAGGCACCGGCAGATATATGGGTGGATTATCAGGAGAAGCTGGTTGAAATGGCTGAGCAAAAAGAGAAAAAACATCGTGTTCGCAAAATGTGGCTCACCCTGCTGATGCTGCTAGTACTGGCAGGACTCCCGCCTGCGGATGCTCCCGGTTTCAATCGCGATGCAGCGGACGCGCTGGCTTCGGCGTTGGATTCGACGGACGACACCACCGAGAGAGGGTCAAGAGAAAACGGGAGGGATTCGTCTGCTGTTACACATTCCAACGTGTTCACCGCTGGAACATTCGGTGGAGGCAATCAAGGTGAGGTTGCTCTGGCTGCTGCATGGTCCGGCTCTGGTCCGAAAGTGGAAACATCGGCTGTGCTCGGAATGCAAGCGTCGGGTAATTGGTCTTTATGGAAACGTAATATGCCTGTAAAATATATCGTTCAAACGAATGGCAGTGGCAAATTGGTTGCACAGAGTTATGATGCCAAACAGTGTAACTGTGAGCCGCCGGAGGTGTCTGAGGAAATCAAGAAGCTGGCACAAGCGTGGATCGTTAAGCAAGAATCCGCAGCAGCGCTATCTAGTGCAATGATTACATATAAAAAACAAAATGGAAGCTGGCCGAAAAGTGTGGCGCAACTTGCCAGGCCATTTCCAAATAATATTTTGGGAGAGACTGCACCTGGCATGACCCAGATGTTTCCGGCACTTCTATCCCTTCACCAAAAAGGGCAAATGGAACAAGGAAAAAACACAGCTGAGGGAACAGGTGAAAATTTAGATTATCCGCAAGGCAAAAACGCTGCATTTGTGGATACGTTGGGTGGAAAGCCTTTTTTGCTGGATCGGCTTGAGATTATCGTGGACAAGAAACAACATAGGCTTGCGCTGATCAGTGGCAACACCATCATTAGAAACTACGAGGTAGGGCTTGGGGGAGATCGAACTCCAGAGGGGTCATTTGTCATTTCAGACAAGGTTGTTAATCCAAATGGTCGCTCCAACGGCGAATTTGGAAGCAGGGGAATGCAGCTGTCGGACACGAATTATGCCATCCATGGGACCAACGAGCCAAACAGTATTGGGCTGGATGAATCCCTTGGATGTGTGAGAATGAGTACTGAAGATGTGGAAGAGCTATTTGCTCTTGCTCCTCAGGGAACTTCGGTACGCATCGGGAAAGATTTGCTGCCAGAGACAGCTGTTGTTCCAGAAACGAAGGATCGTTACCGGTACACACTTGTTCCCAAGCAAAATAACCCAAATAAGACGTATCATTGGTTGAATTAA
- a CDS encoding quinone-dependent dihydroorotate dehydrogenase, producing the protein MLYRSLAKPLLFKMDPEQAHHLIIGGLSGMGSIRPVPSGLRVMYGVRETSDLAVDMFGCHFPTPVGLAAGLDKNGQAVTGFSSIGFGFMEVGTVTPLAQPGNDQPRLFRLPPDEALVNRMGFNNLGAEAMAGELARLTERRIPVAVNIGKNKATPNEEAHLDYAKCIRALYDYADLFVVNISSPNTPDLRNLQHGNELKELLAAVMNEMETQRKRAGGSAKSVLVKIAPDVNDQELEYMVSTIADSGVAGIIATNTTISREGLSHQHAKETGGLSGKPLRDRSTEIIRQIYRQTEGKLPIIGSGGIFTSEDAYEKIKAGASLVEIYTALIYEGPEVNRRIHAGLRELLRKDGYSHISEAVGAEHR; encoded by the coding sequence TTGTTATACAGAAGTCTTGCTAAACCCTTGTTGTTCAAAATGGACCCTGAGCAGGCCCATCATCTAATTATCGGCGGTCTCAGCGGCATGGGGAGTATTCGCCCGGTTCCTTCCGGTTTGCGTGTCATGTATGGTGTGCGTGAAACATCGGATCTGGCTGTGGACATGTTTGGATGCCATTTTCCTACACCTGTAGGACTTGCGGCCGGTTTGGACAAAAACGGACAGGCTGTAACGGGCTTTTCTTCCATCGGGTTTGGCTTCATGGAAGTGGGCACAGTCACACCGCTTGCACAGCCAGGCAACGATCAGCCGCGGTTATTCCGCCTGCCTCCCGATGAGGCATTGGTAAACCGGATGGGCTTTAATAATCTTGGAGCCGAAGCGATGGCGGGTGAATTGGCACGCCTCACGGAGCGCCGTATTCCAGTGGCCGTAAATATAGGTAAAAATAAGGCAACACCGAATGAAGAAGCGCATTTGGACTATGCAAAATGCATTCGGGCGCTATACGATTATGCGGACCTGTTTGTGGTGAATATCAGTTCACCAAATACACCGGATTTGCGTAATCTGCAGCATGGGAATGAATTGAAGGAATTGCTTGCCGCAGTCATGAATGAGATGGAGACACAGCGCAAGAGAGCGGGCGGTTCCGCTAAATCGGTGCTGGTCAAAATTGCACCTGATGTGAATGACCAGGAGCTTGAATATATGGTGAGCACCATTGCAGATAGTGGAGTTGCCGGTATCATCGCAACGAATACAACGATCAGCCGCGAGGGTCTGTCTCATCAGCATGCCAAAGAGACAGGTGGGCTAAGTGGCAAGCCGCTGCGTGATCGTTCCACGGAAATCATTCGCCAAATCTATCGCCAGACAGAAGGCAAACTGCCAATCATCGGATCGGGGGGCATTTTCACAAGCGAAGATGCTTACGAAAAGATTAAAGCAGGGGCCAGCCTGGTGGAAATATATACGGCATTGATCTATGAAGGACCTGAAGTGAATCGGCGCATTCATGCCGGACTGCGTGAATTGCTGCGCAAAGACGGTTACAGTCATATTTCGGAAGCTGTCGGTGCAGAGCATCGTTAA